From Vigna radiata var. radiata cultivar VC1973A unplaced genomic scaffold, Vradiata_ver6 scaffold_83, whole genome shotgun sequence:
TATTCATGTATGAGAGAATTCACATTCCATTTGGTTAATGGTTCAGTTTCATGTTTCCCAATGGATGCAAGGAAGCTAATGAGAGGTTTTGATCTCCATCCCACAAACTCCTCTGAATTGCTCCTTTTCCGTTTGGCTGGCTTACTATCTTCATCACTACTCAATGACATCAAACCATttccttcttcactttcttcttcttcatcttcttcttctccttcctcactttcttcttcttcatcttcttcttttccttcatcactttcttcttcatcctcactttcttcttcttcttgttcttctactatactaatttttttatgatgcataAAACTTTTGAACTTTTTGTACTCATCCCGTGCAGCAAAAGTAACATCACCAATAAATCCTTCTTTCACCTCATTTTGAGCTTCTTCAACTTTACTAACTTTTTTAAGATGTAGTAAACTATCAAACCTTTTGTAGTCCGGGCTTGCAGCAAAAGCAGCATCACTTCTCCACTCTTCTTTTAACTCATTTTGTACTTCTTTCTCTTCacctttactattttttttatgatgttgaaAATGTTTACACGTTCTGAAATCTGGCTGTGCAGCAAAAACGTCCGCACTAGTCAATCTTTCCTCTACCTTAATAATTTCCCAATATTCCTTGAACAGGCATTCGTATGTTTCCCTGTCATTCAAGGCTATTTTGTTCTGCAATGAGCAAAAAAGTTTTCATTGTCAATAAGAACATAAATAGAAAATGGATAAGCACTATGTGTCATTAAACCAGTATTACTGTTCTGgcaaaaagaaaacctaattCAGTTATAATAAGAGTAACAAGGGTAACATGGAAACCAAATTTGCAAGATACATTATAATCCATCGAACATTCAACTGTCAAACTAGCTAGTTTCATCAATGTATTagctttttaaaaataaggtcATATGTCAAGCAAGTAAATTTATCAAGAACTATTCAAAATTTCATTATCACAACTTACCCCATTTGAGTCATGGTCTAAATTTTGTTCTACAATCTCCATTAACTTCCAACAATTTATGCATAGGCCTTTTACCCCTCGAACAACAGTAAATTCTTCTGAGGCAGCAAAGCATTTTCTGCACACACCAATTGGACAGCCAAGACAATAAAACCTGGAAGGTTCATTGCATTGGAAGCAGACATGTCTACctgaaaatatgaagaaaaaacaaatcaatatatttttcaactttcacTTCCTAAAAGAGCATACCCactacaaattttcaaaatatccaGTGAAAGGGgagaatataagaataaaatctaTCCCCTCCTTgtataatagataaaaaaagtaCAGATTCCAATACATGCAAACCATGTtactattgtatttttttatcactatCTTGATCTTGGTTATAGAAGAACAATGCATCTGTTGCATGCAGAAGACagataataaataacaataaatccAAAACACTTACCACAAAACCAAGACTCTACATTGTCAAAAAAAGCAGCATCCTTCCCAACACAGATAGGGTGATAAACTTTCCAACAATtcctacaaaaataataaataaacatggtCGGTCTTTAACACCCATTGATTAACTAACACTAAACAAAGGAAACTTTCGTAGTAAAAAGAAACTAGAAATGAAAAGACTCACGGATGATCACAGATTATCATTTCCCCACCATCCTTGCATCCAAAACACCACTCTTCGGagggtttttcttcttctttttgtaaaaaaactGCTGTAGTTTCTTCCATGTCCTCAAGCATTTTGATTGTGGGTGCAGAGAatctcaaaaaataaattacagtgACTAAGATGGTTATGGTTGATTGGGCTACTTATTTCTGGCGTGATCTTGAAAGAAGATATctttttggtaaaagaaaatagttaattattaCATGGACAAAACCAATGCATGTCTTCGATTTCATTTGTACTACGAATTAATAGGTTGATGCACAGATAAAAATCTCCTATTGGTTTCTATTGCGGTGAcaaagatttcaaaaaaatccaatatttcgttttcttattgattttatttcttgaattttaaatttcctaCTTCGGGTAGAActttatgtaaattattttttaaaattacaataaataattcatGTTATAATGTAAGATTActtttaactattaaaaaatattaataaaatttaatttatatatatagataaaacaaaacaaactaaacATACTAATAAGAAATcacaatgaatttttttaacaaaaaaaaaaacaagattgttgaaaataatattttattacatgtgAGATTAGTGTCTTAAACAGAGATCTACatcagaaaaatattaatactgataatatctaattaagagagtgaaaaaagaaaaaagatatttctttttaaaatgtatattctAATTTATGATGTAATTTCAtacatcatttttattttgttttgcatttcattaaaatgatttatcagtatttatttatagtaacaaattgaaatttaaattataaaatatcttttaatatttatatgttaggaaatttatatatatatatatatatatatatatatatatataaagtataccctaaatataaatatttttacttttaatttataaagataCAATTGTTGTTAAAGTAGTTATAATTAATGGGATTTTCATTTGACCATAACATTGATGACcaagtatatatatttaacagtTAATTACACCCtattatgtattaaaaaaatattttctccctagatatgaatattttgtttataaatttataattttataattttattttttaaagtcattgtaataaatattattttcatatatcatttaaaatatatcttgttTCAGTTTTACAggaatttcaaattaaaaaatattgcattATTTAAGATTCATGAAAGaagattataatataaaaaattataattaacttaacacatttctattattaatatttcttaCAAGTCTATATATTTGAGTTATTTGCatgtacatatatattaaagtataaGTTTggtaatatatgtttaaaaaatttaatatgataaataaatatatttaaaatataatagtataaatagTAAGTTATAACATCAATGCTCATACATGTTAAgaatatttaacttatttataatgaataatttaaatgcaaaaggATGAGTGCTggaaaaatatttgagattgTAAAATTGTgagattataaatttttaaagttgtCTATTTGGATTAATGTATTTCGGTAATTAGATAAGACATAgaacattatattataaaatgtacttgcacaacttgaaaaaaaaaatatattgttgtcaaaaaagaaCACGtgttaaagtataaataaattacaatttaagatttttttaactataactAAAATCTGTTACAAGAATtgtcaaatttaatttagatataCTAATCAATTAAATACAGTTCTTGGCtctaatatcaattattattgaTTCAACACTGTGTTCAATTCTAAGACACCAAAACTttctgtttattatttattataaaaaataattatagtctTTTCCAAGAAATAGAATAAGCTATAAAAGTAAGTTCTCTGCAAAGAACaagtaaattataaagtaaaacgaaaaaaatttaatttcggTAACAACACtgtatgcaaaaaaaaaaatattaatgcatTCTCTTATTTTACAATGTtacatataatcaattaaatgaaaatattttattcatcttgatatatttaaaagttttgataaaaaatttaattttatatttttcagaaaaattatataaaaaacatccACCTATTATAAGTGAAGATCTCGTGTTGAAAGAGTAAGTACATGTGTGTCCAAAATTGgacaaaatgacaaaaaaaaatttaaaagtaggGTTGGTTGCTTTCTTAGAATgaattgagaaaatttgaattatcaaggaaaattatattttaacaatttttttttaataatcttttgacaacaggacacgtaTTACAATTCTattgatttgtttaaatttattctaaaaaaatatttgaaacggaccaattaCAAACTGtcttgttaaaaaattgttaaaaaaaaattgttaaagaaattttttctttttttttaaaggcATTGTAAAGTAGTAAAAAATGTTATCATTTTCATCtgagttattgttatttttttttcacaaagatTTGAAACACATAGTACATTAACAAAGAATTAATGTCATGatttgtattataattaaaaatcctaaaaactaATTGAAGTGATTCATtagtgttatttattttttcttttaatttaattagtgtACCTGGGGAATAGTGTAAGTTGCAAAGCAACAAAGATAATGGAGAAGAAAAGATGTTATTGAAGGAAAGTAATATCCCATAGAGATATGGACAAAGGGGACCAAAACACAGTTTAAGAAACCATGTCTGCTACAAACCAAAACTTGGGCACCCAATGTTGTCGGATGGTAGATGTAACCAAAAACACAACatattgtaaaattattcaCTTTCTGACTCATACTTACAATAAGGATCACTCCACAAACCAACCCTTTCTTTAATCACTACCTTAGCAAgttacttttttcattttaactcaatattttaaaacaaaaagattaaataataatccatcattaagaaattaaactgaattaattgcttaaaaaatatgtatatgtcAATATCAGCTTCATATGTTACTAAGAACATTTGGAATGGTATTGCCTAAGTATAtgtatttgtaatttatatatatttggaagtttttatgtgtgtgtgtgtttgatCTCAAAATTAGGTTTGAGATCCACTTAGAAGAAAAAACCCTAATCATCTTATTTTACAAGATGTTCCTATCCCTAAAGGAGGAGGCaatgtttttaagtttaaatgcATTTATAAACCatcattattataatagaatatatacataacattattgatattttgcatgaccaaaagaaaaaaaataattaatgtaagactcaaatactaatttttctttatttttgataGATttgtgtaatttaattttaatatatatcttttttattttaatattaattttcattaattttgttctatttaattttttttactaatatcgtttaaataattaatagacaCGAAATAGTATAGGTCATGTATTAATtcgtaatattttaattttttttatttagaaaaatatcaacGTATCAATCTAGTATTGTGTTacgtattattttttttaaattcaaatcaaatttaattttatataaatattaaatttattaaaattctctttttatttaactattttttatttaagaccacgatttaaaattataatgaaaattttaagaataagaattaatattattagtttaaaattttaaaagctaaaagtcatataaaatattaaataaaaagaaaaataaaaattaacacaatttacaatattaaaacaaatcGTTGCATTGCATTActgtgattaaaaaaaaacaaaaatgaataaactctaaaaatagtttttacaatattatatatagggagagagagagagagacaattttaatttataatgaattaatatataatgttctattgtatttatttaatagttgatttgattttttaatattttatgtgatttgtaacttctaaaagtttttaaatgaatggTGTTAGTTTccatttttaacattttcattttaattctaaatcaattttaattttaaattataaatatttaataaaaacatcaatataatatttatataaaaaattaaattttattttaatttaaaaaaatacgctattttaaaaataacactgaattaaatgaaattaacgATCATATTGTGACACTACATTGACATTGCTACTATCCCTTGACACGACGTTAAATAGatgaacatatattttttaaaataaacaaaaaataaataaaaaattacaaactgaTACATAATATACACGGTTTAATAtccattaattatataaatgacattaaaaaaactaaactaaacaaaatttaagaaaattagaaaaaatattattgaattgaattgaataaaattaaaaaaataaagagtagATTGTTATTTAAgcttaatataataataaatttcgcatttttttttttatatttcaattaagGTGTGTCTTTCTATTGAATAAGAAACTCAAATaaggatgaaaaaaataatagggtttgtatattatttttcgTCAACTTTTAAGTTTGACTATTATATGGATGCATAACACACCATACGGTCAAACATTCCTATACCCGAGATCCCAACTAATTATTAACATTTGTTTAATTTCAGCGGTAACCTAAATCGGAATAATTACGAAAACCTAGCTTAGTTGTAACTTGAGATTTATCAAAGCAAACTTTACCTTCAACT
This genomic window contains:
- the LOC106754038 gene encoding uncharacterized protein LOC106754038 codes for the protein MLEDMEETTAVFLQKEEEKPSEEWCFGCKDGGEMIICDHPNCWKVYHPICVGKDAAFFDNVESWFCGRHVCFQCNEPSRFYCLGCPIGVCRKCFAASEEFTVVRGVKGLCINCWKLMEIVEQNLDHDSNGNKIALNDRETYECLFKEYWEIIKVEERLTSADVFAAQPDFRTCKHFQHHKKNSKGEEKEVQNELKEEWRSDAAFAASPDYKRFDSLLHLKKVSKVEEAQNEVKEGFIGDVTFAARDEYKKFKSFMHHKKISIVEEQEEEESEDEEESDEGKEEDEEEESEEGEEEDEEEESEEGNGLMSLSSDEDSKPAKRKRSNSEEFVGWRSKPLISFLASIGKHETEPLTKWNVNSLIHEYIKEKSLDHPRYKGKFLPDERLFPIFRKKVVSKRDIYYLLEFHIAKKMNDSFEDKNNVQISNSSPDEHLNAKKSCTRSNLSTLIGRPPLKKGDFFIKHSHFASINAHNIKLIYLKRSLVLELSKQPESFLGNIVGTFVRARMDSNDSRQRKSYHLVRVLGVEFDEISNRTLLQVSLMPKAIAISELSDEDFTEQECEDLQQKVKTSLLPKLTVAEVQEKAESLHEDITKHSFTTRLVHLQNQIDRANLRGRNKEKIALLEERERLEKSWKQEQLLKSVPSVRAELVEAKCGDSEDEQDTNTN